In one window of Arachis ipaensis cultivar K30076 chromosome B06, Araip1.1, whole genome shotgun sequence DNA:
- the LOC107645205 gene encoding sulfate transporter 3.1 isoform X4, protein MGNKECPNGVAIPPPQPFMKSLKYSLKETFFPDDPLRQFKNQAASRKVVLALQYFLPICEWGPRYTLRFLKSDVIAGITIASLAIPQGISYAKLANLPPILGLYSSFIPPLIYAMMGSSRDLAVGTVAVGSLLMASMLGKEVNYIHNPQLYLHLAFTATFFAGVFQASLGLFRLGFIVDFLSHASIVGFMGGAATVVCLQQLKSILGLERFTHHADLVSVMRSVFSQTHQWRWESAVLGCCFIFFLLITRYFSKQKPKLFWVSAMAPLTSVILGSLLVYFTHAEKHGVQVIGELKKGLNPASVTDLIFVSPYMNTAIKTGIIIGIIALAEGIAVGRSFAMFKNYHIDGNKEMIAIGTMNIVGSFTSCYLATGPFSRSAVNYNAGCKTAASNIVMAIAVMLTLLFLTPLFHYTPLVVLSAIIVSAMLGLIDYEAAIHLWKIDKFDFLVCISAYIGVVFGSVEIGLVIAVAISVLRVLLFVARPRTFVLGNIPNTGAYRNVEQYPNAKHIPGMLILEIDAPIYFTNASYLRERITRWIDEEEDRIKASGLNSLQYVILDMTVGSGESWE, encoded by the exons ATGGGTAATAAGGAGTGTCCAAATGGCGTGGCGATTCCGCCGCCGCAACCGTTTATGAAGTCGTTGAAGTACTCGTTGAAGGAGACGTTCTTCCCGGATGACCCGCTGAGGCAGTTCAAGAACCAGGCGGCGTCAAGGAAGGTGGTGCTGGCACTGCAGTACTTCTTGCCGATATGCGAATGGGGACCACGGTACACCCTCAGGTTCTTGAAATCGGACGTTATTGCCGGCATCACCATCGCCAGTTTGGCCATTCCTCAAGGCATCAGTTATGCTAAGCTCGCCAACCTCCCTCCCATTCTTGGACTTT ATTCGAGCTTTATACCGCCATTGATATATGCAATGATGGGAAGCTCAAGGGATTTGGCGGTGGGAACGGTGGCCGTTGGATCACTTCTGATGGCGTCGATGTTGGGTAAGGAGGTTAATTACATCCATAACCCGCAGCTCTATCTACACCTCGCTTTCACTGCTACTTTCTTCGCTGGTGTCTTCCAAGCTTCACTGGGTCTCTTTAG gTTAGGGTTCATAGTGGACTTTCTGTCACATGCAAGCATAGTAGGGTTCATGGGAGGAGCAGCAACAGTGGTATGCCTGCAGCAGCTCAAATCAATTCTGGGATTGGAGCGTTTCACACACCACGCTGATCTTGTCTCCGTCATGCGTTCTGTTTTCTCCCAAACTCACCAA TGGAGGTGGGAAAGCGCAGTGTTAGGATGCTGCTTCATATTCTTTCTTCTCATCACTAGATACTTC AGCAAACAAAAACCGAAGCTGTTTTGGGTGTCAGCAATGGCGCCATTGACATCTGTAATTTTGGGAAGTCTCCTTGTCTATTTCACCCACGCCGAGAAGCACGGCGTTCAAGTG ATAGGAGAATTGAAGAAGGGGCTAAATCCAGCATCAGTGACAGATTTGATATTTGTGTCGCCTTATATGAACACTGCCATCAAAACTGGCATTATCATCGGCATTATAGCCCTTGCG GAAGGAATAGCAGTTGGAAGAAGCTTTGCAATGTTTAAGAATTACCATATTGATGGCAACAAAGAGATGATAGCTATTGGCACCATGAACATTGTTGGTTCTTTCACCTCTTGCTACCTTGCAACCG GACCATTTTCGCGTTCGGCTGTAAACTACAATGCTGGGTGCAAGACTGCAGCATCAAACATAGTAATGGCAATAGCAGTGATGTTGACATTGTTATTCCTAACACCATTGTTCCATTACACTCCACTTGTGGTACTATCTGCCATCATAGTATCTGCAATGCTCGGCCTCATAGATTATGAAGCAGCAATCCACCTCTGGAAAATCGACAAATTCGATTTCTTAGTCTGCATTAGTGCATATATCGGTGTCGTCTTTGGCAGTGTCGAAATTGGTTTAGTAATAGCA GTAGCAATATCTGTACTTCGTGTACTGTTATTTGTTGCAAGGCCAAGGACATTTGTTTTAGGTAACATTCCAAATACTGGAGCATATAGAAATGTGGaacaatatcccaatgcaaaacacATTCCTGGAATGctaattcttgaaattgatgcaccAATTTACTTTACCAATGCAAGCTATTTAAGAGAGAG GATCACCAGGTGGATTGATGAAGAGGAGGACAGAATCAAAGCTTCAGGACTGAACAGTTTGCAGTATGTGATATTGGATATGACTG TTGGTTCTGGTGAATCCTGGGAGTGA
- the LOC107645205 gene encoding sulfate transporter 3.1 isoform X1 → MGNKECPNGVAIPPPQPFMKSLKYSLKETFFPDDPLRQFKNQAASRKVVLALQYFLPICEWGPRYTLRFLKSDVIAGITIASLAIPQGISYAKLANLPPILGLYSSFIPPLIYAMMGSSRDLAVGTVAVGSLLMASMLGKEVNYIHNPQLYLHLAFTATFFAGVFQASLGLFRLGFIVDFLSHASIVGFMGGAATVVCLQQLKSILGLERFTHHADLVSVMRSVFSQTHQWRWESAVLGCCFIFFLLITRYFSKQKPKLFWVSAMAPLTSVILGSLLVYFTHAEKHGVQVIGELKKGLNPASVTDLIFVSPYMNTAIKTGIIIGIIALAEGIAVGRSFAMFKNYHIDGNKEMIAIGTMNIVGSFTSCYLATGPFSRSAVNYNAGCKTAASNIVMAIAVMLTLLFLTPLFHYTPLVVLSAIIVSAMLGLIDYEAAIHLWKIDKFDFLVCISAYIGVVFGSVEIGLVIAVAISVLRVLLFVARPRTFVLGNIPNTGAYRNVEQYPNAKHIPGMLILEIDAPIYFTNASYLRERITRWIDEEEDRIKASGLNSLQYVILDMTAVANIDTSGISMFEEVKKIVERRGLQLVLVNPGSEVMKKLHKAKFLDEIGQRWVYLTVEEAVAACNFMLHTYQPNPKKDESGGGWNNV, encoded by the exons ATGGGTAATAAGGAGTGTCCAAATGGCGTGGCGATTCCGCCGCCGCAACCGTTTATGAAGTCGTTGAAGTACTCGTTGAAGGAGACGTTCTTCCCGGATGACCCGCTGAGGCAGTTCAAGAACCAGGCGGCGTCAAGGAAGGTGGTGCTGGCACTGCAGTACTTCTTGCCGATATGCGAATGGGGACCACGGTACACCCTCAGGTTCTTGAAATCGGACGTTATTGCCGGCATCACCATCGCCAGTTTGGCCATTCCTCAAGGCATCAGTTATGCTAAGCTCGCCAACCTCCCTCCCATTCTTGGACTTT ATTCGAGCTTTATACCGCCATTGATATATGCAATGATGGGAAGCTCAAGGGATTTGGCGGTGGGAACGGTGGCCGTTGGATCACTTCTGATGGCGTCGATGTTGGGTAAGGAGGTTAATTACATCCATAACCCGCAGCTCTATCTACACCTCGCTTTCACTGCTACTTTCTTCGCTGGTGTCTTCCAAGCTTCACTGGGTCTCTTTAG gTTAGGGTTCATAGTGGACTTTCTGTCACATGCAAGCATAGTAGGGTTCATGGGAGGAGCAGCAACAGTGGTATGCCTGCAGCAGCTCAAATCAATTCTGGGATTGGAGCGTTTCACACACCACGCTGATCTTGTCTCCGTCATGCGTTCTGTTTTCTCCCAAACTCACCAA TGGAGGTGGGAAAGCGCAGTGTTAGGATGCTGCTTCATATTCTTTCTTCTCATCACTAGATACTTC AGCAAACAAAAACCGAAGCTGTTTTGGGTGTCAGCAATGGCGCCATTGACATCTGTAATTTTGGGAAGTCTCCTTGTCTATTTCACCCACGCCGAGAAGCACGGCGTTCAAGTG ATAGGAGAATTGAAGAAGGGGCTAAATCCAGCATCAGTGACAGATTTGATATTTGTGTCGCCTTATATGAACACTGCCATCAAAACTGGCATTATCATCGGCATTATAGCCCTTGCG GAAGGAATAGCAGTTGGAAGAAGCTTTGCAATGTTTAAGAATTACCATATTGATGGCAACAAAGAGATGATAGCTATTGGCACCATGAACATTGTTGGTTCTTTCACCTCTTGCTACCTTGCAACCG GACCATTTTCGCGTTCGGCTGTAAACTACAATGCTGGGTGCAAGACTGCAGCATCAAACATAGTAATGGCAATAGCAGTGATGTTGACATTGTTATTCCTAACACCATTGTTCCATTACACTCCACTTGTGGTACTATCTGCCATCATAGTATCTGCAATGCTCGGCCTCATAGATTATGAAGCAGCAATCCACCTCTGGAAAATCGACAAATTCGATTTCTTAGTCTGCATTAGTGCATATATCGGTGTCGTCTTTGGCAGTGTCGAAATTGGTTTAGTAATAGCA GTAGCAATATCTGTACTTCGTGTACTGTTATTTGTTGCAAGGCCAAGGACATTTGTTTTAGGTAACATTCCAAATACTGGAGCATATAGAAATGTGGaacaatatcccaatgcaaaacacATTCCTGGAATGctaattcttgaaattgatgcaccAATTTACTTTACCAATGCAAGCTATTTAAGAGAGAG GATCACCAGGTGGATTGATGAAGAGGAGGACAGAATCAAAGCTTCAGGACTGAACAGTTTGCAGTATGTGATATTGGATATGACTG CTGTTGCAAACATTGACACAAGTGGAATAAGTATGTTTGAAGAGGTCAAAAAGATTGTTGAGAGAAGAGGACTACAA TTGGTTCTGGTGAATCCTGGGAGTGAGGTGATGAAGAAACTGCATAAAGCAAAGTTCCTTGATGAAATAGGGCAGAGGTGGGTGTACCTAACAGTTGAAGAGGCTGTTGCAGCATGCAACTTCATGCTCCATACATATCAACCAAACCCCAAGAAAGATGAATCAGGAGGAGGATGGAACAATGTCTGA
- the LOC107645205 gene encoding sulfate transporter 3.1 isoform X3 → MGNKECPNGVAIPPPQPFMKSLKYSLKETFFPDDPLRQFKNQAASRKVVLALQYFLPICEWGPRYTLRFLKSDVIAGITIASLAIPQGISYAKLANLPPILGLYSSFIPPLIYAMMGSSRDLAVGTVAVGSLLMASMLGKEVNYIHNPQLYLHLAFTATFFAGVFQASLGLFRLGFIVDFLSHASIVGFMGGAATVVCLQQLKSILGLERFTHHADLVSVMRSVFSQTHQWRWESAVLGCCFIFFLLITRYFSKQKPKLFWVSAMAPLTSVILGSLLVYFTHAEKHGVQVEGIAVGRSFAMFKNYHIDGNKEMIAIGTMNIVGSFTSCYLATGPFSRSAVNYNAGCKTAASNIVMAIAVMLTLLFLTPLFHYTPLVVLSAIIVSAMLGLIDYEAAIHLWKIDKFDFLVCISAYIGVVFGSVEIGLVIAVAISVLRVLLFVARPRTFVLGNIPNTGAYRNVEQYPNAKHIPGMLILEIDAPIYFTNASYLRERITRWIDEEEDRIKASGLNSLQYVILDMTAVANIDTSGISMFEEVKKIVERRGLQLVLVNPGSEVMKKLHKAKFLDEIGQRWVYLTVEEAVAACNFMLHTYQPNPKKDESGGGWNNV, encoded by the exons ATGGGTAATAAGGAGTGTCCAAATGGCGTGGCGATTCCGCCGCCGCAACCGTTTATGAAGTCGTTGAAGTACTCGTTGAAGGAGACGTTCTTCCCGGATGACCCGCTGAGGCAGTTCAAGAACCAGGCGGCGTCAAGGAAGGTGGTGCTGGCACTGCAGTACTTCTTGCCGATATGCGAATGGGGACCACGGTACACCCTCAGGTTCTTGAAATCGGACGTTATTGCCGGCATCACCATCGCCAGTTTGGCCATTCCTCAAGGCATCAGTTATGCTAAGCTCGCCAACCTCCCTCCCATTCTTGGACTTT ATTCGAGCTTTATACCGCCATTGATATATGCAATGATGGGAAGCTCAAGGGATTTGGCGGTGGGAACGGTGGCCGTTGGATCACTTCTGATGGCGTCGATGTTGGGTAAGGAGGTTAATTACATCCATAACCCGCAGCTCTATCTACACCTCGCTTTCACTGCTACTTTCTTCGCTGGTGTCTTCCAAGCTTCACTGGGTCTCTTTAG gTTAGGGTTCATAGTGGACTTTCTGTCACATGCAAGCATAGTAGGGTTCATGGGAGGAGCAGCAACAGTGGTATGCCTGCAGCAGCTCAAATCAATTCTGGGATTGGAGCGTTTCACACACCACGCTGATCTTGTCTCCGTCATGCGTTCTGTTTTCTCCCAAACTCACCAA TGGAGGTGGGAAAGCGCAGTGTTAGGATGCTGCTTCATATTCTTTCTTCTCATCACTAGATACTTC AGCAAACAAAAACCGAAGCTGTTTTGGGTGTCAGCAATGGCGCCATTGACATCTGTAATTTTGGGAAGTCTCCTTGTCTATTTCACCCACGCCGAGAAGCACGGCGTTCAAGTG GAAGGAATAGCAGTTGGAAGAAGCTTTGCAATGTTTAAGAATTACCATATTGATGGCAACAAAGAGATGATAGCTATTGGCACCATGAACATTGTTGGTTCTTTCACCTCTTGCTACCTTGCAACCG GACCATTTTCGCGTTCGGCTGTAAACTACAATGCTGGGTGCAAGACTGCAGCATCAAACATAGTAATGGCAATAGCAGTGATGTTGACATTGTTATTCCTAACACCATTGTTCCATTACACTCCACTTGTGGTACTATCTGCCATCATAGTATCTGCAATGCTCGGCCTCATAGATTATGAAGCAGCAATCCACCTCTGGAAAATCGACAAATTCGATTTCTTAGTCTGCATTAGTGCATATATCGGTGTCGTCTTTGGCAGTGTCGAAATTGGTTTAGTAATAGCA GTAGCAATATCTGTACTTCGTGTACTGTTATTTGTTGCAAGGCCAAGGACATTTGTTTTAGGTAACATTCCAAATACTGGAGCATATAGAAATGTGGaacaatatcccaatgcaaaacacATTCCTGGAATGctaattcttgaaattgatgcaccAATTTACTTTACCAATGCAAGCTATTTAAGAGAGAG GATCACCAGGTGGATTGATGAAGAGGAGGACAGAATCAAAGCTTCAGGACTGAACAGTTTGCAGTATGTGATATTGGATATGACTG CTGTTGCAAACATTGACACAAGTGGAATAAGTATGTTTGAAGAGGTCAAAAAGATTGTTGAGAGAAGAGGACTACAA TTGGTTCTGGTGAATCCTGGGAGTGAGGTGATGAAGAAACTGCATAAAGCAAAGTTCCTTGATGAAATAGGGCAGAGGTGGGTGTACCTAACAGTTGAAGAGGCTGTTGCAGCATGCAACTTCATGCTCCATACATATCAACCAAACCCCAAGAAAGATGAATCAGGAGGAGGATGGAACAATGTCTGA
- the LOC107645205 gene encoding sulfate transporter 3.1 isoform X2 translates to MKSLKYSLKETFFPDDPLRQFKNQAASRKVVLALQYFLPICEWGPRYTLRFLKSDVIAGITIASLAIPQGISYAKLANLPPILGLLYNDAADSSFIPPLIYAMMGSSRDLAVGTVAVGSLLMASMLGKEVNYIHNPQLYLHLAFTATFFAGVFQASLGLFRLGFIVDFLSHASIVGFMGGAATVVCLQQLKSILGLERFTHHADLVSVMRSVFSQTHQWRWESAVLGCCFIFFLLITRYFSKQKPKLFWVSAMAPLTSVILGSLLVYFTHAEKHGVQVIGELKKGLNPASVTDLIFVSPYMNTAIKTGIIIGIIALAEGIAVGRSFAMFKNYHIDGNKEMIAIGTMNIVGSFTSCYLATGPFSRSAVNYNAGCKTAASNIVMAIAVMLTLLFLTPLFHYTPLVVLSAIIVSAMLGLIDYEAAIHLWKIDKFDFLVCISAYIGVVFGSVEIGLVIAVAISVLRVLLFVARPRTFVLGNIPNTGAYRNVEQYPNAKHIPGMLILEIDAPIYFTNASYLRERITRWIDEEEDRIKASGLNSLQYVILDMTAVANIDTSGISMFEEVKKIVERRGLQLVLVNPGSEVMKKLHKAKFLDEIGQRWVYLTVEEAVAACNFMLHTYQPNPKKDESGGGWNNV, encoded by the exons ATGAAGTCGTTGAAGTACTCGTTGAAGGAGACGTTCTTCCCGGATGACCCGCTGAGGCAGTTCAAGAACCAGGCGGCGTCAAGGAAGGTGGTGCTGGCACTGCAGTACTTCTTGCCGATATGCGAATGGGGACCACGGTACACCCTCAGGTTCTTGAAATCGGACGTTATTGCCGGCATCACCATCGCCAGTTTGGCCATTCCTCAAGGCATCAGTTATGCTAAGCTCGCCAACCTCCCTCCCATTCTTGGACTTT TGTATAATGATGCTGCAGATTCGAGCTTTATACCGCCATTGATATATGCAATGATGGGAAGCTCAAGGGATTTGGCGGTGGGAACGGTGGCCGTTGGATCACTTCTGATGGCGTCGATGTTGGGTAAGGAGGTTAATTACATCCATAACCCGCAGCTCTATCTACACCTCGCTTTCACTGCTACTTTCTTCGCTGGTGTCTTCCAAGCTTCACTGGGTCTCTTTAG gTTAGGGTTCATAGTGGACTTTCTGTCACATGCAAGCATAGTAGGGTTCATGGGAGGAGCAGCAACAGTGGTATGCCTGCAGCAGCTCAAATCAATTCTGGGATTGGAGCGTTTCACACACCACGCTGATCTTGTCTCCGTCATGCGTTCTGTTTTCTCCCAAACTCACCAA TGGAGGTGGGAAAGCGCAGTGTTAGGATGCTGCTTCATATTCTTTCTTCTCATCACTAGATACTTC AGCAAACAAAAACCGAAGCTGTTTTGGGTGTCAGCAATGGCGCCATTGACATCTGTAATTTTGGGAAGTCTCCTTGTCTATTTCACCCACGCCGAGAAGCACGGCGTTCAAGTG ATAGGAGAATTGAAGAAGGGGCTAAATCCAGCATCAGTGACAGATTTGATATTTGTGTCGCCTTATATGAACACTGCCATCAAAACTGGCATTATCATCGGCATTATAGCCCTTGCG GAAGGAATAGCAGTTGGAAGAAGCTTTGCAATGTTTAAGAATTACCATATTGATGGCAACAAAGAGATGATAGCTATTGGCACCATGAACATTGTTGGTTCTTTCACCTCTTGCTACCTTGCAACCG GACCATTTTCGCGTTCGGCTGTAAACTACAATGCTGGGTGCAAGACTGCAGCATCAAACATAGTAATGGCAATAGCAGTGATGTTGACATTGTTATTCCTAACACCATTGTTCCATTACACTCCACTTGTGGTACTATCTGCCATCATAGTATCTGCAATGCTCGGCCTCATAGATTATGAAGCAGCAATCCACCTCTGGAAAATCGACAAATTCGATTTCTTAGTCTGCATTAGTGCATATATCGGTGTCGTCTTTGGCAGTGTCGAAATTGGTTTAGTAATAGCA GTAGCAATATCTGTACTTCGTGTACTGTTATTTGTTGCAAGGCCAAGGACATTTGTTTTAGGTAACATTCCAAATACTGGAGCATATAGAAATGTGGaacaatatcccaatgcaaaacacATTCCTGGAATGctaattcttgaaattgatgcaccAATTTACTTTACCAATGCAAGCTATTTAAGAGAGAG GATCACCAGGTGGATTGATGAAGAGGAGGACAGAATCAAAGCTTCAGGACTGAACAGTTTGCAGTATGTGATATTGGATATGACTG CTGTTGCAAACATTGACACAAGTGGAATAAGTATGTTTGAAGAGGTCAAAAAGATTGTTGAGAGAAGAGGACTACAA TTGGTTCTGGTGAATCCTGGGAGTGAGGTGATGAAGAAACTGCATAAAGCAAAGTTCCTTGATGAAATAGGGCAGAGGTGGGTGTACCTAACAGTTGAAGAGGCTGTTGCAGCATGCAACTTCATGCTCCATACATATCAACCAAACCCCAAGAAAGATGAATCAGGAGGAGGATGGAACAATGTCTGA
- the LOC107645203 gene encoding protein ANTAGONIST OF LIKE HETEROCHROMATIN PROTEIN 1, with protein sequence MAPLQKKSSKTKRKKKKTKKFKKRSSKEITLVPVEPRTGETDWWDSFWHKNSTAPGYSVPTDEAEGFKYFFRMSQSTFEYICSLVREDLISRPPSGLINIEGRLLSVEKQVAIALRRLASGESQVLVGAAFGVGQSTVSQVTWRFIEALEERARHHLNWPDFDRMQEIKRGFEVSYGLPNCCGAVDATHVMMTLPAVQTSDDWCDQEKNYSMLLQGIVDHEMRFIDMVTGLPGGMTYSRLLKCSTIFKLTENGDRLNGNVRTLGGGDVIREYIVGGHSYPLLPWLMTPYEGNSISSAQSIFNHKHGPVRFLAVRALSLLKGGWRILSKVMWRPDKRKLPSIILTCCLLHNIIIDCGDTLHPDVALSGHHDSGYREQHCKQVDPAGKAMRENLCKHLQHAKQLHVHGSSDVL encoded by the exons ATGGCACCGCTGCAGAAGAAATCGAGCAAgacgaaaaggaagaagaagaagactaaGAAATTCAAGAAGCGCAGCAGTAAAGAGATCACCCTTGTCCCCGTTGAGCCCCGAACCGGCGAAACCGATTGGTGGGACTCTTTCTGGCACAAAAATTCCACTGCTCCAG GGTACAGTGTACCTACTGATGAGGCAGAAGGGTTTAAGTATTTCTTTAGGATGTCACAGAGTACTTTTGAGTACATATGTTCTCTTGTTAGGGAGGATCTCATATCTAGGCCTCCATCTGGCCTAATCAACATTGAGGGAAGGCTTCTCAGTGTTGAGAAGCAGGTTGCCATTGCCCTTAGAAGGCTGGCATCTGGCGAGTCTCAGGTTTTAGTTGGAGCCGCCTTCGGTGTTGGCCAATCGACTGTCTCTCAGGTCACTTGGAGGTTCATTGAGGCACTGGAGGAACGTGCCAGGCACCATCTCAATTGGCCTGATTTCGACAGGATGCAAGAGATCAAGCGTGGTTTCGAAGTGTCCTACGGGCTGCCTAATTGCTGTGGAGCTGTTGACGCGACACACGTCATGATGACCCTTCCGGCGGTGCAGACCTCGGATGACTGGTGCGATCAGGAGAAGAATTACAGCATGTTATTGCAGGGGATTGTGGATCACGAGATGAGGTTCATTGATATGGTCACTGGTTTGCCTGGGGGCATGACATATTCCAGATTGTTGAAGTGTTCGACGATTTTCAAACTCACCGAGAATGGGGATCGTTTGAATGGAAATGTAAGGACTTTAGGTGGAGGGGATGTGATAAGAGAGTATATAGTGGGTGGCCACAGTTATCCTCTTCTTCCATGGCTTATGACTCCTTATGAAGGGAATAGCATATCAAGTGCACAGTCCATTTTTAATCATAAACATGGGCCTGTAAGGTTTCTTGCAGTGAGAGCATTATCACTGTTAAAGGGAGGTTGGAGAATCCTCAGTAAGGTTATGTGGAGACCTGATAAAAGGAAACTACCAAGCATTATCTTGACATGTTGTTTGCTTCATAACATTATCATTGATTGTGGAGACACCTTGCATCCAGATGTTGCCTTGTCGGGTCATCATGATTCGGGATATCGTGAACAGCATTGCAAGCAAGTTGATCCAGCAGGGAAGGCCATGAGAGAAAATTTGTGCAAGCATTTACAACATGCTAAGCAGTTACATGTCCATGGTAGTTCTGATGTTTTGTGA